The genomic segment AGAGAAATAAGACACTGCCTCTTGCACTTAGTAAACAACTACCTTTAATACCATGAAATTTAAATGCAGGAATAAAACTTGATAGGAGCTGCAGCAAAATGCTATTTCTGTTCATTCTCCCCAGAGATCACAGAGGAGTCTTGACCATAAAGACAACGTTTGAACCAGGTTGAGAAAGAAAGGAGTTCAATAGTtggagaaagcaagagagggCATTTTAGACAAAGGAAGCATGGGGAAACATCCaaagatgtttaattttatttttggtgtggCAGCAGAACCAACTGCCTGGTTCGGGTCTTGGTGTCTCTTTACTCACCCTGAACAATGGGCCCAGGTAAAGGCTCTCCATCCTGTCGTTAGAAGAAAGCAGGAGAATTCTGATCGTGTAGTAGACAGTAGTTAGTATTGTTGCACTTTTTATGCTTTCTGTGACAACCTGAAAATGGTTTATTTGTAGATTTAACTTGAAACTAATTTATGCCTCATTGTACCCTCTTTCTCCAGCCACAGAACTTATCTGTCACAAGAAATTTTCGCATCAAGTAAATCTGATTATTCCCTATTATGTATGAATTTGCCACTTTTGAACCTTTGCTTCACCTGGAACAGGGTATGCCCCCTTTTCAAATAATTCATATTTCTCACACTTTCCCATCCCTAGCCTAGGTAGAACCACTTCTCCCTACTGCAAACACCATCTGTGCTGTAGGCATCCTGAACTGCTTAATTTGCACAAACACAGCAGGCTTTTCAGAGTCTCTGCCTTTTACCTCTGGATGGAATGCTGTTGCCCTGCTTTGGCAGTACTTCAGCTTGCAAAGTCCAATCATACGTCCTCTCCTTTCTGAGTGGTTTTTCTAACTCTCTCGTATGAGTTAGTTCGTCCATTCTCTTTGTTCTGTTAATTTGCTGTATTGATCTCTAATATGTAGTATTTGTCTTGCTAACTTATAAATATGTGTCTTCATCTCTCTCAATTTCTACCACCCTTCCCTCTCCAAGACAACTTCTCCAGAGCTCAGTACTTGGTACTGTACATACTTCTCAGtgcttgttaaatgaatgaacctatgcacaaatgaatgaatgaaaaaaattactcatttttgggatgcctgggtggctcagtggttgaacatctgcattcagctcagggtgtgatcctggggtcctgggatcaagtctcacatcgggctccctgcagggagcctgtttctcactctgcctgtgtctctgcctctctgtgtgtctcatgaataaataagtaaatttttttaaaggaaaattactcatttttaaaatgtattccaaaGGCTCATTTGCTTAATGAAGGCTTCCATCAAAAGCCTGAACTTCTGATTATTCCTTTACTCTGACATTCTAGCATTATTTGATCTGTTAACCCTGTATTGATAACTGTTGATCTACTTTTTGTTTTGGGATTTTATCTGAGGCAGCATGGTATAGTGGAAATAACATTGGTCTAGGAATCAGGAGGTCTAGATTCTCATTCTGACTCTTCTATTGATTTCTGTTGTATGACTCTGGGAAAATTAATTAGCTCCTCacttgtgggtttttgttttgtttgtcaaATGGGGTTAAAATATTTACCCTACATACCTCACATATTTGTTGTGAATTGTCCCTCAAAGGGTCAGATAAAATAATCAGTTTGAAAATACTTCAGAAAACATATACAATCTAACagatatatggtatttttatttagtcTTTCTGCTGATAATACCTCCCCAGCTAAAACTCCATGCATACAGGAACTATTTTGTTCCTTTATAACTTTATGCATACCATGCAATGTAGACAGCAGTCTCTGGCCTTTTCTATTCTGAGCCCCAAAGCTAGATGTCTAGATCTGAGGACTGACAGATCTAGTGCCTCACTTTGACACGTCTGACTATATTTACTAACTGTTGCTTTTCCAATCCCCAGGCTTGTTTCCATCAGTATCACCAATGGACCAGTATTCTGTGGCATGATTGGGGCAGTGGCAAGACATGAATATACAGGTAGAATAAGACATTGGACTGttggctctgtgactttggggtGAAAGTGGAAGAGATGGTTCAAAAACTCTCCATCCTTTTCTTTACTGTCTCTCTGACATAGTCATTGGTCCAAAGGTGAGCCTTGTGGCCAGAATGATAACTGCTTATCCAGGTTTGGTGTCCTGTGATGAGGTAACATATCTAAGATCCATGCTACCTGCTTACAACTTCAAGAAACTCCCACAGAAAATGATGAAGAATATCTCCAACCCAGGGAAGATGTATGAATACCTTGGCCATAGAAGATGTATGTGAGTGTCATTGTGTGATAATTTATTCCCATCTCTTTTATAGAATCAGGGTCTAGGAATAATCAGTGTTTGACTATATGAAACTAGAAAGAAAGATGCTTCTAGTCCTGGCCTGTCGGATTAAGATACATAAGAGGAGGGTTTAGTGTCTAAGATCTTTAGCTTTTCTGTTTAGCTCTGAACTAGTTCCTTAGTGAACTTCTTGCTGTCCAACAGGAACAAGAATGCAGTAAGTCATGAATCtggctgttctttttttcttttttatttcacaatttatttaGTTCTCTGAGCCTGGAACAATCAatatttctcccctttctcctcataaagatttttaattttttaaaactcttttatagAGAACCCTGGAccttttcagttttctgaaagTACTTGCTGATGAGGACAATTGCTCTCTAGCTATTTAGAGATATACATTCTATCTATTGCAGTCTGTTAATAGACACATTGTCCTTTTTCTCAGAATGTTTGGGAAGAGACATTTGgccagagagagaaataaaaatcacccttTGTTAGGtgagttttcttttctactttaaatcatattttttcagCTATAggtgattaaattatttttaatgcaagaCTAAATGCTTCTAAGCCtatattaaaagaagagagggaaaaaaagaacagagagcagCCCTCTTACTGAATTTATGTTAGAGGCCTTGCTATTTATTCTCCTTGTTGAATGTTTACACTTCCGTGGAGTCTTCTCACTTTGCCTGAGAAGTACCAACATTTAGTAAGAATCTTTGTAAGCCAGAATTCAGCTATTAAGGTCTTGCTCAGCGTGTTATGGATCATCTCAGAGGAGAATTCCTCATCATGAGACAGCAAAGAAAGCACCAAGACTGTTACCACCCACACTGCATATTCCCtatctttatatttatcttcatttatatCTATTAGTCTATTATCTTTAAATAGCAATGACTGACTTTGAAGACTAAATTGTTATAATagaaatgtttacaaaaatataaGGAGATACAGTAGCTCCCATGTCTTAATGTTATTACTTAGGCTCCAGAGCAAACCACCAAACGCAGCACACATTTCTATATAGTCCAGAGTTTATTTTATGCAGAGATGTGAAACCTCATCAAAGAATGGGATTCTGCCCAGGattctaggggaaaaaatcattctGAGAATTATCTTTGCAAAATAAACAGAGTGTCTACTAAAAAAGCACAGGAGTATTAGGTGCTCCCTATCTCTCTACAGATCGGGAGAAAGAACTGGAAGCCTTCCAAATGGCACAGCAGGAATGTTTGCACCAGAAGAAGGGACAAGCAGTTTTGTATGAAGGTGGAAAAGGCTGTGGAAAAAGTCAGCTGTTGGCTGAAATAAACTTCCTGGCCCATAAGGAACAGCACAGGTAAAGACTTCCTGCTTCCTGGCTCAGTGTCTACTTCTCTTGAGGCTCCTTTCCCTTGTTGGTGAGATTCTTGTATCATTAGATTCAGCATCCTTGAGCTGGTGGAGTGAGTAAGCTCTCTGTGGGACAAGGGATTCCCAGTGACCACAGTTACATTCACCAGGGTGTTACCACTGAAGCTAAAGGAAACAGATTTCAAGCAGTGCTTCTATGCCATCCAGACTCTCATGGCTATCTTCTTTGAGATCGATACATGTCCAGCCTATTACCGGCAAGAGTGCCTGCACAAACAACTCCATGGGATGGTGGAGGAACCCCTTCACTGCCTTTTTAATGACCTCTTCTTTGTGAAGGTAATGAAGGCCGTGGCTTTCTGAACTGGATTACTAATATTATTTTTGGTGGATAGTAGGGCCCAGTATTGTTTTCTAATCTTATGTATAACCTAAAAATACATAGTTAGCAATGGCAGGGTTGAGATCTGAAATCCCTTTGACACCAAAACCCAGGCTTTCGCTTTGTTGAGGAGAGTAGATTCTAGGACTGACTCTAGCACTTGCTAATTGAATGTCATGGCACAAATCACTCTGCCTGAGCCTACATTTTTTCACCTGTGAAATAATGATTATAGTACTTTATGTGATTAgtacatacattttaaagaagGTATAAAATAGGTCATAGTGTAAATGTGAGAGATCATAGTGTAAATGTGAGAGGGCTAAATCTGTCAAGGTGTTACTGACCAGTCGAGCATTCCCAGCAATTTTATCCATGTGTTTTCAAGTCAGTTgtgatgttttcttctttaacccTAGCCATGGAGTTTGTCACTTGAATCAGCATCTGAATCTCAAAAGCTTCCAGCAGTCTAAGGTTTACTAGAGTGAGCAGGCTAAGAAAGAATTCCCTGGTCCacaatgccatttatttttcctctatcaCTTCTTCTAATCTACCAAGCCTGCAGGGCATGGTATTtaatggaaaatagagaaaaggaaaatctctcCAATCCCTCAGTTCGGCCCTGTCTTAAAACAGGCCTTGCCTGTGGCTCTGGCCCTTGTCCAAGTGCTAGAGGAATAGCCTTACTTTGACTCTCCGGTCCATGTCACTCATTTGCTGTGAGTTGTGCAACTTGCTAGCACAATGTTAGGAGATACCCATCATGATTCTTTCTGACAAGTCTCATACACTCATTCATTCTGGTGTATTTGGAATAACTGGGGTGCTGGCGCTGTCCAAAATAACATTGCTAAATCCAACCTGTCACTTTACTTCTTAGTCATGACCCTTTAAGTGTTTGCCAGAGTCTGGGTTTGGAAAGGGTcggtctctttctctcctctaatCTCCAGTTGACTTTCCATGTCACTCTGAATTGTTTATTAGATATTGGATTAGCATTTGCGACCCTATGTGCAGTCCTATAGAAGAAACCCATTCTAACACAAATAGAATCATTGTCTGTTCCTTTAGAGAGTCTGCATATTTTTATTAGGTTGTCATTGTGAATGCTAACATATGAATAATTTTCTTGGTTAGTTTCCCTTATCCTTTGAAGTTTCGCACATGGATGACCTGACCAGACAAAAGAAGGTTAAGGCATGTTTTTTTCAAGTGCTTCAGGAGGTGGGTACTTTTGCTACATACCATTAATTCTTAATATATGGAGATGGTTTGTGCTTATTTTAACCTATTCATAGCACAGCTTGACTTGGGCCTGTCTATCTGTGATATCTTCATTGTATCTATCTTTAACCTTGAATCAATCCTATTGTACAGCAAACAAGAAAAGTTCTTGGCTCTTCCCTGATCCTTGGTTCTTAATGAAATTTTAGTAACTTACTTTAAAACAGTGGCTTCTAAATGGAAGCAGATAGCTCTTTTACCTCCAATTTGTTACAAATACACTCAAGCCTTAACCCAGATTACAGAgtcaaaaatatctaaaatttttttttaatttttatttatttatgatagtcacacagagagaaagagagagaggcagagacacaggcagagggagaagcaggctccatgcaccgggagcccgatgtgggattcgatcctgggtctccaggatcgcaccctgggccaaaggcaggcgccaaaccgctgcgccacccagggatcccaagtcaaAAATATCTATAAGCAGAAACTGATGTAGTCATTCTGGAAAGCAATCTAGAAGTAATTAGTCAAATTTTAATAACATACATTTTCTAGACCTAGCAGTTCCACTCCTGGACCTATGTCCCAGGTAGTCTGTCCACTGCAGTGTTTGTGGAGGCAAGGGAGACGTTGGCATCAATGCTCTGCAGTATAATGCAGAAGTTTAGAAGGGAATAGATGAAAACATTGCAACATAGagtgttcttaaaaataatcttgaataaaaagaaataatgagatcTATACAGtagcatttatataaaaaagtttACTTAACTATAATGCGCATTTTTTAAGAACACAATACAAACAAAAGGATTAGGGGAACACCTTAGAATGGTTACCTGctgcagcagggggtggggagtatgaataaaaatgagtattttttttcaagtttacatGAATAAGGTCTGATAACTGCTAGTTTTAACAAGCACTCAGATAATTCTGATGTGCAGCTTGGTTTGGAAATTACTAATATAAAGTATTATGAGTTCCTATACAGTTTGAAGTCTTTGCCAAAATCAAATGTTTGAAAGCTTTATGTTCAGAGAATATTTtgatgttcattttgtttttcagttagaGTGTTTTCTTGTCCAAAGAAACTCAAtacatttctttagaaattagACATACtggctatattttatatttataaaataagatatggggatccctggatggtcagtggttgggcatctgcctttggcccggggcgtggtcctggagtcccgggatcgagtcccatatgaggctccctgcatggagcctgcttctctctcagcctatgtctctgcctctctctctctgtgtccctcatgaataaataaataaaatcttaaaaaaataagatattaccTGGACTTAGGATACATTTTATCCTGTATAAAACcccagatttttttaatctgttgggAAATTCATGGTACATTTGAAAATCAGATGACTTCATTTCTAATCAGAAGTTGtcactgtttctttgctgttatttTCAGGCAGTGAGGGAAGCACCACTGATTTTCCTCATTGATGAAGCCCAATATATGGATACAGCTTCCTGGGAGTTTTTGGAAACATTACTCTCCACTGTGCCCATCATCATGGTGATGACATTGACCCCTACTTTCACCCTGTGTGGCTGTGCCCAGCACTTCCTGCAGAGCTCTCAGGCTGTCCTTGTGCCCATTTTGAAGTTGGCAGCGACCTCACTGTTGAGAATGGCATGTTGGGAACTGGGGGTGGTGAGCATCCCCCAAGAGCTACAGATGTGAGTGGCTAGGACTAGCTGGGCACTTCATTAAGGGCAGAGCCAGTGCCATAATATAAGTGAGAAGGCTCAGGTCTCACTTACCCAAGTTGGGGGAGAGAATGGCCTTAGTAACCATGATGAGGCCCAAGGCCAGATTTAAGGATAGACCGTCTCCTAGCAAACCAGTAAAGTGCTACCTTCCTGGGCGACCCAGGTTTTCACTAGACAAGACTTGGATGGTTTGCTTCAGGTGTCAATTATATGTGGTCAGGCCATTTTCTAGAGCTCTTTGGTAAGGGGATGTTAGTTCTTCTTAACagcaatagaaacaaaatagttaaaaaagaaaagttattgctaaaatacatttcaagccatcagaatcttttttttcttttttttacatttctgtgtTGCTTCTTATCTCTGTTAGAGAATATCATCAAGAGCTGActttaacaaaagaagaaataatcctCAGTATGAAATACCCTTATGCTTGGCTCTCTTCAAGTGGGCATCTTAGTCAGCAATCCCCTACTTACCTCCCTACAGCTACCTTCTCCACAGGTGCTTTGGAAATCCCCTCTACTGTGAGGTCTTATGCCAGGACCTTCTCTCTAAAGATATTTTGCTCTTTCATGACCTCCAAAAGGTGGAGGAGAACAGCAAGTGGGAGAACCTCTCAGGTAAGCTTAGCTTCCAGGGTTCTACCCTCTCAGCTGCTGGGGTTCATCCTTTGATATGGCATCACCTGACCCTTAAGAGGCATGTGCCTATTTCCTGCTAACATTCAAAACAAGAGTAAGCCTTCCCAGCCTGCCTCAGAGAACTTAACTGAGTCATTAAATCTATTATAGTTCCTTTTTGAGCAGCCCAAGAGATAGGAATAAGAAAAGAGGATTTATAAACAAAAGTTCATGAGAGAATTGCATATTAATTACTGATGAGAAGGACGACTTGAAGATTTGGATAAGGggtggaagaagggaggagggtgggagaggaagaTAGAAGCATGTGTAAATCTGGAAAGGCATCCTAGGGCTGTGAGGGCTGTGACATAATAGAAGGGAGGGCTACTGGAAAGTAAATGGGATAGGTGTAAATGTTGAATACCATATGGTAGAAAAAATGTTGTTAGTTTCTGAGAGAACATTAGCGAGCAGACAGGATGAGTGGGGTAAGCCACCTTAAACATATGCTCTCTTTATCCTGTTCGTTTCTTGGCTAAATTCTTGTATTTTTGTGCCTTTAAAACTAGTCACTGAGCCTGGTGTTTTCCTCAGTCATTGTAGTCTTTCCCTATAGCCAATGCCATGAAATCCACAATGTATGGTATTTTTCCTGCTGGCTCTGAAGAAGACCATGAACTTTATATCTGCACAGTCAAGGATGATGTGAACTTGGATACAGTGCTTCTCCCACCATTATTAAAAGGCAAGTCCCTTGAAAACCTCAAGTGAACCAATTACAGATGTCACTGCACTTAGTAATTTGGTGATGAATATAGGTCTCTCATTATCATGCtagttccattttcttttaaaaaagaagcctgCCTTCTATAAATACATTCTGGTACTGCCCAAAGAGCCTTTAAGAGATCTGTAAACGCTACTTGAGTATTGTCTTACTTAAGTGAGCCCCTTGTTCTCTGAGGCTAGTGACTGAGAAGTTTTCtagttatttaataaaattaggtCCCGAGTTTCCCTTTATGCATATTCCTGTGCTAGAAGAGGCACTAAGCAGGGGACATAATGTGGCTGAGATTTAAGAAAATCTATGGTGCTAGTAAAGAGACAGTGTTATACACATAGCAGGAGTTAAATAAAAAGAGGGTGAAGTAAGTTTATCATGACTGAtgagaaaaagaatggagaagtCATCAGAACTGAGTAGGCATAATCAGATTGGGGGATATtctttttagaaatgaggaagttggagtttttttcatttctattcaaatGTTTGGTGGTCAGGTTCCATACTAAGCCCTTTTAGAATATTATGATGATTAAGCCTGCCTTCAAGTCAAGCATGATCTTGTTGAGAATATAAGACAGGCATATGAAACAGCAGTAGAGAACACCTTGATAATTAAGGGCCAAGGCTCTGGGTACCACTGGCTCTTTCACGTACTGGCTATGAAACCTTAAATAAACTTATCTAATCCTTAGTCTTCTCATCACTTCAATGAGGATAATGATAGCACCTATCGTGTGGGGTTagttgaggattaaatgaaataaatcatagtacataataaatattcaatgtaTGTTAGCTTATAATGTtatattataacatataataGCTCTTATATATAGCCATTATAAGCTAACATTCTGGTGTCTGTAAATACATCTAGACAGTTCACACTCTTACAACGACAACAGGCCATACTTGGCATTGGTTTTACTAACTTGGCAGCATACAGGTCAGAAAATATACCTTCAGGTGGTTTTCTTTAGTGGAGGTCCTTATGACAGTTTCCACTGCTATTCTCTGGAGCCACAAGGGGTATCTTTTGTGTGACAGAATGAAACCATGATGGGTGGGTGCTTAGAAGCCCCATGTCTCAACTAGAAGCTACTGTCTCTTATCACAGCCCCATAGGCATAGATTTCAGGCTCTGCAAGGGATATGACCTATGACAAGAATTACTACACAGAAGGAAACCCAGAACTGTGGCTTACCACCAGTTATTTTTAGCTTATTCACAGTTTTCCTAGTCCAAATTCAGTTTCCCATCAGGGATAATTGCTAGCATAATAAATGTCATGTGGTGACTCAGCTGACATTCTCATTTAATCAGGATCCTGGGAAACAGCTGAAAAGTTAACCCAAGATCAATATTGTCCACAGGGAAGGAAAAGGTTAACTTGTAAGCTAAAACAAATAGCTCATTCAGCAAAGCCTTGGTCTAAATGAAAGGCCAAAGCTAGATTAGGAAGGGCCACATACGTTACAAAAAGGGCCTTGGCATGATTGTATCTGTACTTTATATACATAATTCTACTACTAGTTAATATGTTACTGGAATAATAATGAGAAGAAACTGGAGATGTTTCAGTGGTGTGGTGAATACCTAGTGGTTGTTGCTTGAACAATGATGGGAGAATGAGGACAAATGAGGACTTGGAGATAAGGCTCTTTTAAGAGGTTAGGGTGAGTGGAAAAGGAGAGGACCAaaagcaagcttttttttttttttttttgagagagagagagagagagagagagagcatggatgggaggggcacagggagagggggagagagagagagactcttgagcagactccctgctgagcgtggtgCTCAGTGCAGAGGGCTCAATgccatgacctgagatcatgacctgagctgaaatcatgagtcagaagcttaagtgactgagccacccaggcaccctgaaagcctttttttttttttttttttaagtgaatcgATTATCAACACAATGTATTCTATATTTGTAGAAAGCTTGTTCAGggctctttttgtttgtttgtttgtttgtttgtttgtttttttccagaaatagcaGTAAACCAGTTAGATCAATTGAGCCCAGCGGAGCAGCTGCTGGTTAAGTGTGCTGCAGTCATTGGTCACTCCTTCCACATAGATCTGCTGCAACACCTCCTGCCTGGCTGGAATAAAAATAAGCTACTTCAGGTGTTGAGGGCTCTTGTGGATATACATGTGCTCTGCTGGATCAACAAGAGTCAAGAGCTTCCTGCTGACTCAATAATAGTGCCTTCCTCGATCAAGATTATTGAACAAAtcaaagaggagaagaagaaaaagtcaggTGAGGAACAGCTGCTTTCTTGTTCTTACCTGAACAGAGAAGAGAACCTTGGGTAGGTATATCTGTGTTCAGAAAGAATATCAATATCCTTTATcacgggcctcagtttcctaaaaCTATAGCTAAGAAATGGGGGAAAGTGATTCTTTTAATAACAAAGGAGCCATAGTGAATGAATAACCTGTATTTTTCAGAACTGTTTTAATTCCTAGAATTTTAGGTCCTTGTTAACCCCATGTGTTAAGTATCTGTATCTTAATTTTTGGTTGGAAAATAACCCTTTACTGGCTTCTAggtataaataataagaaaaaaaagaataagccgtctttaagttttagaaatttaCAATAAAGATAAACATCTGGTATTGAAACACACATGAACAAAGCAAGATATACATTAGCTTGCTACCTCAAATTCTCCATGTAATAAAATTGTAGCATAGACTACCCAAAGCACATAAATTCACAAGTAATTTCCCTTTGACTTTGAAATATGTTTGGGCCTTATATTTGAACAGAGCATTTctgatgatttgatatttatagtaatttgtagtaaaaaaaaatctcaatttaggAGGAACATCTAAGAATTCTATTCAGTGTACTTCTGTACCACTGATCATTTTTTCTCTGTGGTACTTTGTATAAGATATATGGTCAATGTCATTCTCAGATGTGTAATATACTTTATAcagaagaattataaataaaattttcttataaacTGCATCATGTGTTTGGAAGTTTGCTACTGATAGCATAAAAGGCCTTTGAGGGAGACTCTCACTGAAATTTTCCTATATTTCAGATGCTGACTCTCCTCTCAGTCTGCAAGAGGAACTATCCCTACCTCAAACAGAGGTGCTAGAATTTGGAGTGCCACTAATACGGGAAGCTGCTTGGGAGCTGTGGCCCAAGGCGCAGCAGATAGCCCTGCACCTTGAATGTGCCTACTTTCTCCGAGATTTGGCCTGCCGCTGTGGGAGCTGTCATGGTGGGGACTTTGTCCCCTTCCACCGTTTTGCCATCTGTTCTACTAAGAGCTGCAATGGGACCTCCCGGTTCTGTAGTTACAAAGATACTGGCTCAGTACTAAGACAAGTGATCACAGACAAATTGCAGCTGCCTTCTCCCCAAGGT from the Canis lupus dingo isolate Sandy chromosome 12, ASM325472v2, whole genome shotgun sequence genome contains:
- the LOC112641559 gene encoding adenylate cyclase type 10-like isoform X8; this translates as MFEVEIMKEDEAVKLRDMRIIDPFDFDEHFDKCLDYLPHYRTSADTLRTALELDPDFALEQTLRKHIMKNLLKKIDEGQPMEYISEFRTVTMVLVSLEFHKTAWMLHLCHLIQEAALYISTVIEKGGGQLSRIFMFEKGCMFLCIFGLPGDKKPDECAHALESSFSIFSFCWENLAETKLVSISITNGPVFCGMIGAVARHEYTVIGPKVSLVARMITAYPGLVSCDEVTYLRSMLPAYNFKKLPQKMMKNISNPGKMYEYLGHRRCIMFGKRHLARERNKNHPLLDREKELEAFQMAQQECLHQKKGQAVLYEGGKGCGKSQLLAEINFLAHKEQHRVLPLKLKETDFKQCFYAIQTLMAIFFEIDTCPAYYRQECLHKQLHGMVEEPLHCLFNDLFFVKFPLSFEVSHMDDLTRQKKVKACFFQVLQEAVREAPLIFLIDEAQYMDTASWEFLETLLSTVPIIMVMTLTPTFTLCGCAQHFLQSSQAVLVPILKLAATSLLRMACWELGVVSIPQELQIYLLHRCFGNPLYCEVLCQDLLSKDILLFHDLQKVEENSKWENLSANAMKSTMYGIFPAGSEEDHELYICTVKDDVNLDTVLLPPLLKEIAVNQLDQLSPAEQLLVKCAAVIGHSFHIDLLQHLLPGWNKNKLLQVLRALVDIHVLCWINKSQELPADSIIVPSSIKIIEQIKEEKKKKSDADSPLSLQEELSLPQTEVLEFGVPLIREAAWELWPKAQQIALHLECAYFLRDLACRCGSCHGGDFVPFHRFAICSTKSCNGTSRFCSYKDTGSVLRQVITDKLQLPSPQDSFQFQTKSFRSQEAFTSEHCRTEEEFLDQVNRKLSQASPEKDMLTTKPCHCEDILKLVLSPLIHHCLVIGETTCAFYYLLEAAAASLDLSDNYMAFLYLKKASSLLGQPSAFSFLKNHKVKICQFEEATFCCLRSEVCFNMGQITLAKKLARQALRLLKRNFPWTWFGVLFQTFLEKYWRSCSLSQPPNNPSENSKKKLAVLQQQVHCLSLLWQLYNLETTVSSHRFACLATLMQKNSAEEFANEAQAAVLKSSKERESEAFVRENIEVQFGQCFEEKVQDWRKRGAGCLYLCGPIPVLPEYG
- the LOC112641559 gene encoding adenylate cyclase type 10-like isoform X5, giving the protein MFEVEIMKEDEAVKLRDMRIIDPFDFDEHFDKCLDYLPHYRTSADTLRTALELDPDFALEQTLRKHIMKNLLKKIDEGQPMEYISEFRTVTMVLVSLEFHKTAWMLHLCHLIQEAALYISTVIEKGGGQLSRIFMFEKGCMFLCIFGLPGDKKPDECAHALESSFSIFSFCWENLAETKLVSISITNGPVFCGMIGAVARHEYTVIGPKVSLVARMITAYPGLVSCDEVTYLRSMLPAYNFKKLPQKMMKNISNPGKMYEYLGHRRCIMFGKRHLARERNKNHPLLDREKELEAFQMAQQECLHQKKGQAVLYEGGKGCGKSQLLAEINFLAHKEQHRVLPLKLKETDFKQCFYAIQTLMAIFFEIDTCPAYYRQECLHKQLHGMVEEPLHCLFNDLFFVKFPLSFEVSHMDDLTRQKKVKACFFQVLQEAVREAPLIFLIDEAQYMDTASWEFLETLLSTVPIIMVMTLTPTFTLCGCAQHFLQSSQAVLVPILKLAATSLLRMACWELGVVSIPQELQIYLLHRCFGNPLYCEVLCQDLLSKDILLFHDLQKVEENSKWENLSANAMKSTMYGIFPAGSEEDHELYICTVKDDVNLDTVLLPPLLKEIAVNQLDQLSPAEQLLVKCAAVIGHSFHIDLLQHLLPGWNKNKLLQVLRALVDIHVLCWINKSQELPADSIIVPSSIKIIEQIKEEKKKKSDADSPLSLQEELSLPQTEVLEFGVPLIREAAWELWPKAQQIALHLECAYFLRDLACRCGSCHGGDFVPFHRFAICSTKSCNGTSRFCSYKDTGSVLRQVITDKLQLPSPQDSFQFQTKSFRSQEAFTSEHCRTEEEFLDQVNRKLSQASPEKDMLTTKPCHCEDILKLVLSPLIHHCLVIGETTCAFYYLLEAAAASLDLSDNYMAFLYLKKASSLLGQPSAFSFLKNHKVKICQFEEATFCCLRSEVCFNMGQITLAKKLARQALRLLKRNFPWTWFGVLFQTFLEKYWRSCSLSQPPNNPSENSKKKLAVLQQQVHCLSLLWQLYNLETTVSSHRFACLATLMQKNSAEEFANEAQVVSTYVALSQFSQNTGDRDKWLHCEQMAIQKSSLCWFSREGLLATAQLMQALAYTKLCLGHLDFSIKLGFQAHEICRHLKKPALENLVLSVLFRSAFLKKKFDLCVHVLERQWVLISHGHDVLGLACFYSACLDLLLYGEGLLCRPFGECLHFIQHCLPRTPSGISLSTTSPRLASW
- the LOC112641559 gene encoding adenylate cyclase type 10-like isoform X6, giving the protein MIGAVARHEYTVIGPKVSLVARMITAYPGLVSCDEVTYLRSMLPAYNFKKLPQKMMKNISNPGKMYEYLGHRRCIMFGKRHLARERNKNHPLLDREKELEAFQMAQQECLHQKKGQAVLYEGGKGCGKSQLLAEINFLAHKEQHRVLPLKLKETDFKQCFYAIQTLMAIFFEIDTCPAYYRQECLHKQLHGMVEEPLHCLFNDLFFVKFPLSFEVSHMDDLTRQKKVKACFFQVLQEAVREAPLIFLIDEAQYMDTASWEFLETLLSTVPIIMVMTLTPTFTLCGCAQHFLQSSQAVLVPILKLAATSLLRMACWELGVVSIPQELQIYLLHRCFGNPLYCEVLCQDLLSKDILLFHDLQKVEENSKWENLSANAMKSTMYGIFPAGSEEDHELYICTVKDDVNLDTVLLPPLLKEIAVNQLDQLSPAEQLLVKCAAVIGHSFHIDLLQHLLPGWNKNKLLQVLRALVDIHVLCWINKSQELPADSIIVPSSIKIIEQIKEEKKKKSDADSPLSLQEELSLPQTEVLEFGVPLIREAAWELWPKAQQIALHLECAYFLRDLACRCGSCHGGDFVPFHRFAICSTKSCNGTSRFCSYKDTGSVLRQVITDKLQLPSPQDSFQFQTKSFRSQEAFTSEHCRTEEEFLDQVNRKLSQASPEKDMLTTKPCHCEDILKLVLSPLIHHCLVIGETTCAFYYLLEAAAASLDLSDNYMAFLYLKKASSLLGQPSAFSFLKNHKVKICQFEEATFCCLRSEVCFNMGQITLAKKLARQALRLLKRNFPWTWFGVLFQTFLEKYWRSCSLSQPPNNPSENSKKKLAVLQQQVHCLSLLWQLYNLETTVSSHRFACLATLMQKNSAEEFANEAQVVSTYVALSQFSQNTGDRDKWLHCEQMAIQKSSLCWFSREGLLATAQLMQALAYTKLCLGHLDFSIKLGFQAHEICRHLKKPALENLVLSVLFRSAFLKKKFDLCVHVLERQWVLISHGHDVLGLACFYSACLDLLLYGEGLLCRPFGECLHFIQHCEHSCILNSQSNVMLGVHSSLAMWFAQDSQWNLFEHHFSKARQLVKRTNASLFGSHGFVRFLECHVLMLQKMPDSVFMHTLPETCSQTLKYCKEFFSRCVTCPVYHQWVSELKASVMRYGKRESMSSTNIIRPFDTCLARIWIEGEYLEENHSFGGHLGIQRFDRMADVKENKNEEEIQECTC